From Halomicrobium salinisoli, the proteins below share one genomic window:
- the nuoK gene encoding NADH-quinone oxidoreductase subunit NuoK codes for MIPSQYYLLLSAAVFCIGVFGVLTRRNALIFLMSVELILNAANINLVAFSLQYGNLTGQVFALFVMALAAAEVAVGLGIILVLYRNFADVDVTEATTMRW; via the coding sequence GTGATCCCCTCCCAGTACTACCTCCTGCTGTCGGCGGCGGTGTTCTGTATCGGCGTGTTCGGCGTGCTGACCCGCCGGAACGCCCTGATATTCCTGATGTCCGTCGAGCTGATCCTCAACGCCGCCAACATCAACCTGGTGGCCTTCTCGCTCCAGTACGGCAACCTCACCGGCCAGGTGTTCGCGCTGTTCGTGATGGCGCTGGCCGCCGCCGAGGTCGCCGTCGGACTGGGGATCATCCTGGTGCTGTACCGCAACTTCGCGGACGTGGACGTGACCGAGGCGACGACAATGAGGTGGTAA
- a CDS encoding proton-conducting membrane transporter, producing the protein MSRPELRTESTLVPGLAAVALFAVMAAAFLNASFPEPTGFGADAAVVRSIGAALFDIDPAAVTGDGAAVASEGFLAAFLLIAVLLDAALDGSIMLARREDEGGDGR; encoded by the coding sequence ATGAGCCGTCCCGAGCTCCGCACCGAGTCGACGCTGGTGCCGGGACTGGCCGCCGTCGCGCTGTTCGCCGTCATGGCGGCGGCCTTCCTGAACGCGTCGTTCCCGGAGCCGACCGGCTTCGGCGCCGACGCGGCCGTCGTGCGCAGCATCGGCGCGGCGCTGTTCGACATCGACCCCGCGGCCGTGACGGGCGACGGCGCGGCAGTCGCGAGCGAAGGCTTCCTCGCCGCCTTCCTCCTGATCGCAGTGCTGCTCGACGCGGCACTGGACGGGTCGATCATGCTGGCTAGGCGCGAGGACGAGGGAGGTGACGGCCGGTGA